One segment of Plasmodium vivax chromosome 14, whole genome shotgun sequence DNA contains the following:
- a CDS encoding hypothetical protein, conserved (encoded by transcript PVX_100965A), translating to MSLSRATKWAVSFTKGRKTPFSTFRGWKKKDKYDDLENKHLYWSINNMKKEFLEGESNDNFVYSIERDKMEEHISDVVGINSSIPDNEAINEGVEKCLPREGGKGEFIPKDKLERMGQIFNPTLKVFVDKEEGDDDLSVSSLLRGSKWGKRHSSGSEFLKDSPPGGIKGEGKLEVDGEAEKRRGEDGEMFPKRSSCKETNGGRIAQPGSTTTHPQKSDSLVRETEKRESTSMGATPDEFEPNLKSNSLQVKRPNCGRGGRNKQKDEGANTTKETITKEQYNFPSSDKQEEDSLFNYESLKGKGLYQDLTHDEYQRMKELYIKKCDVDRKIRWFKMSSILNPVKEAKSIVKAQRLSEDAGGKKGKKNGEGQGQHSIEAGPHSIDAEESTTNMGSTKRMELPPVEDFPLEDDIKPYYQEEGNFSQKIKKICEQNQYDEIVSRIRMKIRKEKMENSKIMKEKIPNVARHILDPIKYHVNRRRVRTEKLLHTHLEQLLNCNNSYFRFYLLNGLSISIHHLEMKTTRSLCKIVYTLLNKNVHHDMIKDKLDKVAFVLRKLLARKLQLGYTPPLKFVPLQEEQEKKVKNLHYYKLYSKCNFPALGASDARERGAQLMDFYGRDLAGF from the coding sequence ATGAGCCTGTCGAGAGCCACCAAATGGGCGGTGAGCTTCaccaaggggaggaaaacccCATTCAGCACATTCCgagggtggaaaaaaaaagacaaatatgATGACCTGGAGAATAAACACCTGTACTGGTCCATCAACAACATGAAGAAGGAATTTCTGGAGGGAGAATCGAATgacaattttgtttattccaTCGAAAGGGATAAAATGGAAGAGCACATTTCAGATGTTGTGGGGATTAACTCGTCCATCCCAGATAATGAAGCCATAAATGAAGGGGTGGAGAAATGCTTGCCAAGAGAGGGAGGCAAAGGGGAGTTCATTCCAAAGGACAAGTTGGAGAGGATGGGGCAGATTTTTAACCCGACTTTAAAAGTGTTCGTAGATAAAGAGGAGGGGGATGACGATTTGTCCGTCAGCTCTCTGTTGAGGGgctccaaatgggggaagcgacATTCCAGCGGTTCGGAATTTCTCAAAGATTCTCCCCCAGGGGGgataaaaggggaagggaagTTAGAAGTAGAcggagaagcggaaaaacgaaggggagaagaCGGGGAGATGTTCCCAAAGCGTTCATCTTGTAAGGAGACGAACGGGGGGAGGATAGCTCAACCGGGGAGTACTACAACTCACCCACAGAAAAGTGACAGCCTCGTGAGGGAGacggaaaaaagggaatccACAAGTATGGGTGCAACCCCTGATGAATTCGAGCCAAATTTGAAAAGCAACAGTTTACAGGTTAAACGACCTAACTGcggaagaggggggagaaataaaCAGAAGGATGAGGGGGCGAACACAACCAAGGAGACCATCACTAAGGAGCAGTACAACTTCCCTAGCAGCGACAAACAGGAGGAGGACTCCCTCTTTAACTATGAAAGTCTCAAGGGGAAGGGTCTATACCAGGACCTAACCCACGACGAATACCAACGCATGAAAGAGCTGTACATTAAGAAGTGTGACGTTGACAGGAAAATCAGGTGGTTCAAAATGAGTAGCATTCTTAACCCCGTTAAAGAGGCAAAGAGTATTGTAAAGGCGCAGCGGTTGAGTGAGGATGCAGGGggaaagaaggggaagaagaatgGGGAGGGGCAGGGGCAGCACAGTATAGAAGCGGGACCGCACAGCATAGACGCGGAAGAGTCAACTACCAACATGGGAAGCACCAAGCGGATGGAGTTACCCCCCGTGGAGGATTTCCCCTTGGAGGATGACATCAAACCGTATTACCAAGAGGAAGGGAACTTctcccaaaaaataaaaaaaatatgtgagcAAAACCAGTATGATGAGATCGTCTCGCGAATCCGAATGAAAatcagaaaagaaaaaatggaaaactcaaaaataatgaaagaGAAAATACCAAACGTAGCTAGGCACATCTTAGACCCCATAAAATATCATGTTAATAGAAGAAGAGTACGGACGGAAAAACTCCTACACACTCACTTGGAGCAGCTACtaaattgtaataattcttattttaGATTTTATTTGCTAAACGGCTTGTCCATTTCGATTCACCACTTGGAAATGAAGACCACGAGATCTTTATGTAAAATTGTTTACAcgttattaaataaaaacgttCATCACGACATGATAAAGGATAAATTAGACAAAGTTGCTTTTGTTTTGAGGAAGTTGCTAGCGAGGAAGCTTCAGCTGGGTTATACTCCCCCCTTGAAATTCGTTCCCTTACAAGAGGAACAGGAAAAGAAGGTGAAAAATCTGCACTACTATAAGCTGTATTCGAAATGTAACTTCCCCGCTTTGGGGGCTTCCGACGCACGCGAGCGGGGCGCGCAGCTGATGGATTTTTACGGCAGAGATTTGGCCGGCTTTTGA